The DNA sequence GCCCTCCCAGCCGATCGACGTAGGACCGCCGAAAGAGGCGAACCTCGAGCAGGCGCTGCGGGAACACCCCTGGCAGGCCTCCAGGTGGTATCGGCAGCGGTTGTCGTCCGAGACCACCCTCGAAGGCCATCAGGCCGCCCCGGACCACCTTGACCTGCTGATCGACTGCCCTCCTGGGGAGACACCGGATCTCACGATCAGGGATGTCCCGTCGAGCTTCTCCCCGCGCCACCGGCGGTACGGCCTCCGCGGGGTCCGTACCGGTTCGCCCGTCCCTCCAGTCCTGACAGACCCGGCCGACGACGACTCGCCCACCAGCCACGATCCGACAATGGCGCTCGTCGAAGTCGGCCGGGCCGAAGTGCCTCCGAGGTCGACCTGATGTACCTGACTCGCTTTCGCATCAATACCGCTCGTTCGGACGCCCGACGGTTGCTCGGATCGCCTCATCTGATGCACGGCGCTGTGAACATGTCCTTTCCCGAGCCTCCGCCCCGCGACGGGCAGGGGCCCCGGGTGCTGTGGCGTGTGGACGCCGACCACCGGGCGGACACCAAGCTCTTCATCGTCAGTCCCACCCGCCCGGACCTTACACATCTGGTGGAGCAGGCCGGTTGGCCCACGCTCGACCAGCCGGGGTGGTCGACGTTCGCGTACGGCAAGTTCCTCGACGACCTGTCCGCCGGGGACATGTGGGGCTTCCGGCTCACCGCCAACCCGGTGCACCACATCCGGCGCGCCCAGGATCCCAAGGGCTCACCGACGAAGAGGGCCGCTCACAAGACGCCCTTTCACCAGACGCGCTGGCTGCTGGACCGACAGGACAAGTCAGGATTCGAGGTGATGCGGAAGGCACCCGAGCGTCGGCTGACCCAGTTCGGTGACGAGCACGAGCTCATCGTGCGGGACCAGGTCCCCCTGCAGTTCCGCCGTCCTCCGGCTCCTCGCGCAGGGGCGGACGTCCGCTTCACCCGGGTCACCTACGACGGTCTGCTGCGCGTCACGGACCCTGGCACCTTCCGGCGAACGCTCACACACGGTATCGGCAAGGCGAAGGCGTACGGCTGCGGCCTGATGACCCTCGCTCCGGTGAGGAGCGGCCGATGACGACCGTCAGCCGTCGGGGCGCCTCGTCGCCGCGGGAGCTCAACCGCGTCGCGGACCGGATGTCGTTCGTCTACCTGGAGCGGTGTGTCGTGCACCGCGAGGACAATGCGATCACCGCGACCGACGCGGACGGAGTCACCCACATTCCGTCCGCCACCATCGGAACCCTGCTCCTCGGGCCCGGAACGAAGGTGACGCACCAGGCGATGTCCGTCCTCGGGGAGTGCGGCGCCGGTGCGGTGTGGGTGGGCGAGCACGGGGTGCGGTATTACGCGGGCGGGCGGGCGCTGACGCGCTCTTCTGCACTCGCCGAGGCGCAGGCACTGGTATGGGCCAATCAGCGCAGCCGCCTGGAAGTCGCGCGGGCGATGTATCGCCTGCGCTTCCCGGACGAGGACCCTGCCGGACGCAGCCGCGACGAACTCTTGAGGATGGAGGGTCGAAGGGTCAAGCAGCGCTACCGCCAGGAGTCGATCCGCACCGGGGTTCCCTGGCGCCGCCGCGAGTACCACCGCGACGACTTCTCGGCCGGCGACGCGCCCAACCAGGGGATCACGGCCGCCGCCCAGTGCATGTACGGCATCGCTCATGCGGTCGTTGCGGCACTCGGGTGCTCGCCCGCGCTGGGATTCGTCCACTCCGGTCACGAGCGGTCCTTCGTCCTCGACATCGCGGACCTCTACAAAACGGAGGTCGGGATTCCCGCGGCTTTCGACGCGGCGGCCGAGGGCCCGGAGGACGTCGCCTCCCGCACGCGGAGAGCTCTCCGAGACCGCATCAACGAGACAGGGTTGCTGGGGCGATGCGTGAAGGACATCAAACAGCTCTTGACACTTGATGCCGACGTGGACTCCCCCGAGGAGCAGGCGGAGTTGGACCGGGTGACGCTGCAGTCGGACGGCGGAGCCCTGGTGGAAAGCGGACGGAACTACGGGGACGAGCCGATCTGGTGACCGTCATCATCCTCACCAACTGTCCGGCCGGACTACGCGGATTCCTCACCCGCTGGCTGCTGGAGATCTCCCCCGGCGTCTTCATCGGCTCGCCCTCAGCCCGCGTGCGCGACATCCTCTGGGCCGAGGTCCGCCAGTACTCAGGCCACGGGCGCGCCCTCCTGGCCCACCAGACGAACAACGAGCAGGGCTACACCTTCCTCACACACGACCACGCCTGGCATCCCACGGACCACGAGGGCCTCACCCTCATCCACCGCCCTTCGACCACGACTCGCAGCGAAACTTCCGCAGAGCAGCGGTCTGTGCCCCGGCAGGGGTGGAGCAATGCCTCTAAGCGGCGACGGTTCGGGGGGCGTTGAGGTGCCGGGTGGTGGCGTTGCCCTGCCGAGCGAAATGAGAGCTATGCCCGTAAAGTCTGTCTCCGTGAAGATGAGTAAAAACTGGGTGCGGAGCGGATAAGGGTGCAGGTCAGCTCCTGTGGTCCCCGCGCACGCGGGGGTGGTCCCCCTGTCGTGGCCATCGTCGCGGCGATCCTGGCGTGGTCCCCGCGCACGCGGGGGTGGTCCCGCTGTTGGTCGTTGCCGGGACCTTGCCAGAATGTGGTCCCCGCGCACGCGGGGGTGGTCCGAGCGGGCGGCGCGGCGGGAGCTGCGTCGGCTGGTGGTCCCCGCGCACGCGGGGGTGGTCCCACCGCCCACCGCAGTTCCCCCACCCATTCCCGGTGGTCCCCGCGCACGCGGGGGTGGTCCCCGAGGGACGTAGTAGGAGCTGTCGGTGAACTGGTGGTCCCCGCGCACGCGGGGGTGGTCCCAGGCCATGCCCGAACGCCCCCTGCTAGCCCTGGTGGTCCCCGCGCACGCGGGGGTGGTCCCGCGCTGGAGTACCACGTCAACGGCGTTGTCGAGTGGTCCCCGCGCACGCGGGGGTGGTCCCACCCAGCTCACGAAGACGGAGCACCAGGCCATGTGGTCCCCGCGCACGCGGGGGTGGTCCCGGTGCAAGGTCACACCATCCGAGGAGCCCCATGTGGTCCCCGCGCACGCGGGGGTGGTCCCCAGCTCACCGTCTCCGTCCCCGACGACACCGTGTGGTCCCCGCGCACGCGGGGGTGGTCCCGCTCGGTTCTGCTCGCCCGATGGCTGGCTGATGTGGTCCCCGCGCACGCGGGGGTGGTCCCACGAAACGATTCTTCGACGTCCTGCTGGAGCGGTGGTCCCCGCGCACGCGGGGGTGGTCCCTGTGGCCCGGCATGCTCATTCAGATCCCCGCCGTGGTCCCCGCGCACGCGGGGGTGGTCCACAAGATCACGACCGCGTTCGGGTACGACGCCGGTGGTCCCCGCGCACGCGGGGGTGGTCCCCTGCTCGCCGTACGCGCCCCGCACCGCCAGGAGTGGTCCCCGCGCACGCGGGGGTGGTCCCTGGTGATGGGCCGGACAAGGCACAGGTGAGCTGGTGGTCCCCGCGCACGCGGGGGTGGTCCAACGACGCTGCCTCGGGAGCAGCGGATCGTGCTGTGGTCCCCGCGCACGCGGGGGTGGTCCCACCTCGGCGTAGGCGTCCTCCAGCTCCATGGCGTGGTCCCCGCGCACGCGGGGTGGTCCCATGTCCAGCAGCAAGCAGATGACGATCACCGCGGTGGCCCCGTCACGCTGGGGGGACCCCGGTAGCCGGGACCCCGCACCGCCGGAGGCGGATGCCCCGTGCGCTCGGAGCTTCGCCTACCGCCGCAACCCCAGCACCCGGTGCGGCCGGTACGGCGCCTCCAGGCGGGCGGTCTCGTCGTCCGTCAGGGTCAGGTCGACGGCGGCGACCGCGTCGTCCACGTGGGAGGTGCGGGTGGCGCCGATGATCGGGGCCGCCACGACCGGTTTGGCGAGGAGCCAGGCGAGGGCCACGCGGGCCGGGGGGAGGGCGCGGGTGGTGGCCACCGCGCGGACGGCGTCCACCACGTCGAAGTCCGCTTCCTCGTAGAGGCGGCGGGCGAGTTCGTCGTTGCCGGAGCGGAGGGTGCGGTGGGTGCCGGCGCGGTCGCGGGTGCCGGTGAGCATGCCGCGGGCCAGGGGGCTCCAGGGGATGCAGCTGACGTTCTCGTCGCGGCAGAGGGGGATCATTTCGCGCTCCTCCTCGCGGTAGAGGAGGTTGTAGTAGTTCTGCATGGATATGAACGGGGTCCAGCCGTTGGCCCGGGCCAGGTGTTGCGCCTTGGCGAACTGCCAGGCCCACATGCTGGAGGCGCCCAGGGCCCGCACCTTGCCGGCGACGACGAGTTCGTGCAGCGCCTCCAGGGTCTCCTCGATGGGCGTGTCGTAGTCCCAGCGGTGGATCTGGTAGAGGTCGACGTGGTCGGTGCCGAGGCGGCGGAGGGAGGCGTCGATGGCCTTGACGATGTGTTTGCGGGACAGGCCGCGGTCGTCGGGGCCCGGGCCCATCGGGAAGTAGACCTTGGTGGCGAGGACGTAGTCCTCACGGCGCGGGAAGAGGCGGGAGAGCAGGCGTCCCGTGATCTCCTCGCTGAGGCCGGACGAGTACATGTCGGCCGTGTCGAAGAACGTGACGCCCGCCTCGGCCGCGCGGCGGACGACGGGTTCGGCGGCCTCCTCGTCCAGGAACCACTTCTGCGCGGTGGGGCCGCCGCCGTAGCTCATCATGCCCAGGCATATCCGGGACACCTTCAGGTCCGAGCCACCCAGTTGTACGTAGCGCACGTCGTCTCCCGTTCCTCGCGGTGATCGGTCCTTGCCGCTCAGCTCACAGAGGCATCCTGCGGCCCGGGCCGGTGGAATTGAAGACGTGTGCAGGGGTCAGGGCCGGGCCCGTGGGGTGTACGAGGGGCGGGAGTTGAGGGCGGCGGCCCCGCCGGCCGCCCTCCGGTGGGCGGCCGCGGCGCGTTCCAGGTCGCGTCGCGCGTCCGGGCCTCCGGCGGCCGTGCGGGCCCGGGCGGCGCGGTCCATCTCGCGGTTGGCGAGGACGACGGCCGCGGTGGGGGCCTTGCGCTCGTCCTCGTACGCCGCCAGCGCCCGGACGGGGTCCGGTTCGGTGGCGAGGCGGTGGGCGAGGACGCGGGCGTCGAGCACCGCCTGGGAGCCGCCGTTGGCGCCGGAGGGGTACGCGGGGTGGGCGGCGTCGCCGAGGAGGGTGACGCGGCCCTCGCCCCAGGACGGGAGGGGGTCGCGGTCGGCCATGGGGTATTCGAGGATCCGCTCGGCGCCGGCGAGCAGCGCGGGCAGGTCCGTCCAGTCGAACCGCCAGTCCGCGTAGTACGGGAGGACGTCCGCCAGGCGGCCGGGGCGGTTCCAGAGCGCGTCGCCGGCGAGCGGGCCGGGGGCGCCCGTCGGCACCGCGCACACCCAGTTGAGGAGCGTACGGCCGCGCGCGAGGGCCGCGGGCGAGATCTGGTAGGCGACGAACTGGGTGTTCCGCTCGTCGGAGGCGAGGAGCAGCGCGTTGCCCGGCGGAAAGGCGTCGGTCTCGGTGACGCCCCGCCACATGGTGACGCCGCTCCACCGGAGCGGGCCCTGGGCGGGGTGGAGGCGGGCGCGGAGCCGGGAGTGGATGCCGTCGGCGGCGACGAGGACCCGGGCGGCGTGGCGCTCGTGCCGGTCGGTGGTCCGGTCGAGGGCGTGGACGTGGACGGCGTCGGGGGTCTGGGTGAAGTCCTCGACGCGGATGCCGGTCCGGACGGCCTCCGGGCCGATCCGCTCTCTCACCGTTCTCAGCAGCATCATCTGTAAGTCGCCGCGGTGCACAGAGTACTGCGGCCAGCGGTAACCGGCGGCCGTGCCGCGCGGGTCGCTGTAGCGGACGGTGCCGTACCGGTCCGTGAAGACGTGGGCGACGGCGGGGACACCGATCGCGGCCAGCTCGTCGGCCAGGCCGAGTTCGTGCAGCTCCCGGACGGCGGCGGGCTGCAGGTTGATGCCCACGCCGAGCGGGGAGATCCGGCGCGAGGACTCCAGGACGAGCGGCCGGATGCCGACGGCGTGCAGGCTGAGGGCGGTGGTGAGGCCGCCAATGCCGCCGCCGGCTATCACGACGTCCCTTTCCGGTACTTGGGCAGGGCGGGGTGGGGTCATGTCGTCATGTCTCCTCATCGAGGGGAGGGAGGGGGCGAGCCCCCGGCGTCGCCGCGCCGCGGTTCAGCGCACGGCGTGGACGAGTTCGCCGCCGCGCGGCCCCGCCTCCGGCCACCGTCCGAGGGCCTTGCCCACCGCCGCGTAGGTCGCCGTCTCCGGCCGCCAGCCCCGCTCGGTGAACAGCGGAGCGGCCTCGTCGGTGCCGTACCGCCACCCGGCGCCCGAGCGTTCGAGGAAGCTCAGCATCGGGCGGACGGCCGGGTCGTGGAACAGGGAGCCCGCGACGAAGTCGGTGAGGAGGTGGCTGCCGGGAGCGGAGAGTTCGGTGATGCGGTCGAGGAGACGGAGGACGTCCCCCTCCTCCAGGTACTGGGTGAGACCCTCGACCAGCCAGCAGGCGGGCTCGCCGGGGCGGAAACCGGCCGCCGTGAGCGGCCCGGCCCAGTCGGCGGCGAGGTCGGCGCCGACCGGCACCCGGCGGGCGCAGCGCGGCGCGGCGTCGCCGAGCAGCGACTCCTTCAGCCGCAGCAGGTCCGGGCGGTCGACCTCGTAGAGGACGGTCGTGGGGAGGGGGAGGCGGTAGGCGCGGCTGTCCATGCCCGCGGCGAGGAGGACGAGTTGGCGGGGTGCGCCGGGGGTGCCGGGGGTGCTGGGGGCTCCGGAGGGGGCGGGGGTGCCGGAGGGGGCGGGGGCTCCGGGGACTCCGGGGGCGGCGGCAGCCCCGCCCGTGACCGTCAGGAGGTGGTCGTCGAAGTAGCGGGTGCGGACGGATATGGCCTCCACCACGCCGGCCCGGTCGGCCAGTCTCCGGCCCGTCTCGCCGGCGAGGACGGCGGCGAACGGGTCGTCGAAGAGCCGGTCAGGCCGCTCGGACTCGCGGGCGCGCAGGGCGGCCGTCATCCGGGCGGTGGCGGCGACGGGGTCGAGGCGGTCGGAGGGGGCGTCGGCACCGTCAACGGGCACATCGGGGCGGTCGGCGGTCGAGTCGTGCATCGCGGTGAGGCTCCGTTCGTCGGTCGCTGGTACGGGCGCCGGGCGCCCGGTGACTCACCCCCGTTTGGTGCAGCCCTCCCGTACTACCACGCACGGGAACAAGCGGATAAGGGGACCGTGTGGCGGGTGTTCCCTACGGGACGGGTGGTGTGGACGAGGTCAGGAGTTCACTCACCACCGCCCCCAGCAGCTCCACCGCGCGGTCACGCGGCCCGCTCCGGGGCGACGGCGGCCAGCGCGGCGGCGGTGGGGAGGACGACGGCGCAGCGCGTCGCCGCGTACTCCAGGGCCATGCGGTGGTACCCGGCCGTGAAGTCGGCGACGGCGTCGGCGACCACGAACGTCTCGATGTCGTTCGAGAACGCCTCGTGGGCGGACATCAGGATGCCGACGTGCGCGTAAACGCCGCAGATGACCAGCTGGTCACGTTCTTGACGACGCATCAGATCGAGCAGGCCGGTGCGGCAGAACGCGGAGGGCCGCCACTTGGTCAGCACCACGTCCCCCTCCGCGGGCGCCACCTCGGGGACGACCGCCCGGTGCTCCTCCCCCGCCGGCATCCCGGCGCCCCAGATGTCCTTCAGCAGGCCGCGCTGCTCGTCGGTCATCCCGCCGGGCTGCGCCGTGTAGACGACGGGCGCGCCGGCGCCGGCCCACGCCCCGCGCAGCGCCGCGACGTTGGTGACGAGCTCGGCGGCCGGGGACTGCCCAGCGGGGAACGGGCGCAGGAAGTAGTGCTGCATGTCGTGGACGAGCAGCACCGCGCGCCGGGGGTCGACGGTCCAGCCCGCGGTGTTCTCCGGGAGGGAGCCGGGGGTCGGCATGGGGTACGGGGCTATCGGCGGGATGGCCACGGTGCGTCCTTTCCATGAGGGAGTGGCGGCGGCGTGGCGTCAGGCGCCGAGGGTGGCTCCGCCGTCGACGGTGAGGTGGTGCATCGTGATGTGCGCGGCGCGGTCGGAGAGCAGGAACAGGACCGCGTCGGCGATGTCCTCGGGGCGGGCGACCTTCCGGAGCGGGATGCCGAGGCGGTACTCCTCCGGCACGCCGTCGACCGAGTGCGCGCGGGCGGCGTCCGCGTCGTCCCAGAGGGCCGTGAGCATGGCGGTGTCCGTCGAGCCGGGGCCGACCACGTTGCACCGGACGCCGCAGGCGGCGAGCTCCAGGCCGAGGCAGGCGGTGAACATGCTCGCGGCGGCCTTGGAGGCGGCGTAGGCGGCGAGGTTCATGCGCGGGGTGCGGCCGGCGTTGGAGGCGATGGTGACGATGGCGCCGGAGCGGCGGCGGGCCATCCGGTCGGCGACGGCCCGGCTGACGTGGAAGACGCCGGTGGCGTTGACGCCGAGCACGGCGTTCCAGTCGGCCTCGGTGAGCTCGCGGACGCTGCCGGAGCGCAGGATTCCGGCACCGTTGACAAGGTGGGTGAGCGGCCCGAGTTCGCGCTCCGCCGTGTCGACGGCCGCCGCGACCCCGGCGGCGGAGGTGACGTCGGCGGGCAGGGCGAGGACCCGCCGGCCGGCACCGGCCAGGTCGGCGGCCAGGGCCGCCAGCGCGTCCTCGTCCCGGTCCAGCAGGGCCACGGCCACACCCTCGGCGGCCAGGGCGCGGGCCACGGCCTCGCCTATGCCGCCCGCGGCGCCGGTGACGAGCGCCGTGCCGTGCAGTCCGAACACCGTCATGTGTGGGGTCTCCTTCGTCGGCGGGCCCGGACGCCGTCCGGGGCGGTGCCCGGACTCCGGGCGGAGCGGGAGCCGGACGCTTCGGGGCAGTTCACCGTGGAGCCGTCGCACGTCGGGGCACGCTTGCCGGGGACTGCCGCCCCCGGAGGCGCCAGGGCTGCTCTCCGGCGGGCTCGGGCCGGGAGAGGCGCGCCGGCCGTCGACGGGAAGGGTGACGAGGCCGCCCCGCTTGCCGGTTCCCAGGCTGCCGATCGCGTCGTCCGGGCGCAATCCCTTGGGGCGGGCGGGGTTTGGGGTGCGGGGCGGTTTCGGTGCGGGGCGGTATCCGTGCGGGGACGCGGTCCGGGTGGCGGACCGGAGGGGCGGGCTGGGGCGCGATCCGGACAGCCCGGGAGTACGCGGCGGGCGCCCCCCCCCGAGGGCCGGCACCGTCCCCCCGACGCCCCGTCACCCCGTACCCCCGTCACCCCGCCTGCCGCGCCCCCTCCGCCACCGCTCCCCCGGCACCCGCGGCCGTGCCGCCCGGCACCGGCCGCCGCGTCTCCCGGCGTCGTACGAGCCGGTGGGCGAGTTCGGAGGTCAGGAGGCCGAGGAGGGCGATGGCGGCGGCCACGAAGCCGAGGGTGTCCGGGCCGCCGGCCTTGACCGCCAGTCCGCCGACCGCCCCGGCCAGGGCGATGGCCAGGTAGAGGATCGACGCGTGCAGGGACACCAGCACCGAGGCCAGCGGCGGGTTGAGGCCGATCAGCCGGTGCTGCTGCGGTGCGCTCATGCTGAAGCCGGCCACGGCGAACACGGCGATGAAGCCGACCGACGCGGGGTACGACCCGCCGATGCGCGGCTCGATCGTCTTCGCCTGGCGCGGGACCGGCGCCGCGAACCCGGCGGCCGGCGCGCTGATCCGGCATCTGCGCGGCTCCGTGAGCACGGTGGGGAGCGCGGTGGGGAGCGCGGCGGCGTCCCGGGCTTGACCTCGACCGCGGTTGAGGTCGGACGATGAGCGCGCATCGGAGGGGGAAGCCCCCTCGGAACCCGCGCGAGACGAGGAAACAGCGCATGAAGGCAGCGGCGATCAACGCGTTCGGCGGCCCCGAGGTCGTGGAACCGCTCGACCTCCCGACCCCGGAGCCCGGCCCCGGGCAGGTGCGGGTCCGCGTGCGGGCGGCCGGGGTGCAGCCCGTCGACGGCGCGGTCCGGCGCGGCCTGCTGCACGCCGGCGCCGCGCCGGCGTTCCCGCTGACGATCGGCAACGACTTCGCCGGGGTGGTCGACCGGACCGGCGACGGCGCGGACGCCTTCCCGGCCGGCGCCGAGGTGCTGGGCTGGGCCCTGATGGCGTGCCACGCCGAGTACGTCGTGGTCCCCGCCGACCAGCTCGTCGCCAAGCCCGCGGGCATGCCGTGGGAGGTGGCCGGCGCCTTCTCCGCGTCCGCGCAGACCGCGCACACGGCCCTCGAACTGCTCGGGGTGGGCGCCGGCGACACCCTGCTGGTCCACGCGGCGGCCGGCGGCGTGGGCACGGTCGCCGTCCAGCTCGCCCGGGCGTACGGCGCCACGGTGATCGGCACCGCGAGCCCCCGCAACCACGACTACCTGCGCTCCCTGGGCGCCGTCCCGGTGGCGTACGGCGACGGCCTGGTGGAGCGGGTCCGCGCGCTGGCGCCGCAGGGGGTCACCGTCGCCCTCGACGCGGCCGGCGGCGCGGCGCTGGACGCCTCCGTCGAACTGGTCGCGGACCGGGAGCGGATCGGCACGATCGTCGACCACGGCCGCGCCCCCGCCCTGGGGGTACGGGCCCTCACCACCCAGCGGTCGGCCGCGCGGCTGTCCACGCTGACCGGCCTCTGGGCGGAGGGCCGGCTGCGCGTCGAGGTCT is a window from the Streptomyces mobaraensis genome containing:
- the cas6e gene encoding type I-E CRISPR-associated protein Cas6/Cse3/CasE; amino-acid sequence: MYLTRFRINTARSDARRLLGSPHLMHGAVNMSFPEPPPRDGQGPRVLWRVDADHRADTKLFIVSPTRPDLTHLVEQAGWPTLDQPGWSTFAYGKFLDDLSAGDMWGFRLTANPVHHIRRAQDPKGSPTKRAAHKTPFHQTRWLLDRQDKSGFEVMRKAPERRLTQFGDEHELIVRDQVPLQFRRPPAPRAGADVRFTRVTYDGLLRVTDPGTFRRTLTHGIGKAKAYGCGLMTLAPVRSGR
- a CDS encoding 2,3-dihydro-2,3-dihydroxybenzoate dehydrogenase is translated as MTVFGLHGTALVTGAAGGIGEAVARALAAEGVAVALLDRDEDALAALAADLAGAGRRVLALPADVTSAAGVAAAVDTAERELGPLTHLVNGAGILRSGSVRELTEADWNAVLGVNATGVFHVSRAVADRMARRRSGAIVTIASNAGRTPRMNLAAYAASKAAASMFTACLGLELAACGVRCNVVGPGSTDTAMLTALWDDADAARAHSVDGVPEEYRLGIPLRKVARPEDIADAVLFLLSDRAAHITMHHLTVDGGATLGA
- a CDS encoding SAM-dependent methyltransferase — its product is MHDSTADRPDVPVDGADAPSDRLDPVAATARMTAALRARESERPDRLFDDPFAAVLAGETGRRLADRAGVVEAISVRTRYFDDHLLTVTGGAAAAPGVPGAPAPSGTPAPSGAPSTPGTPGAPRQLVLLAAGMDSRAYRLPLPTTVLYEVDRPDLLRLKESLLGDAAPRCARRVPVGADLAADWAGPLTAAGFRPGEPACWLVEGLTQYLEEGDVLRLLDRITELSAPGSHLLTDFVAGSLFHDPAVRPMLSFLERSGAGWRYGTDEAAPLFTERGWRPETATYAAVGKALGRWPEAGPRGGELVHAVR
- a CDS encoding FAD-dependent monooxygenase — encoded protein: MTPPRPAQVPERDVVIAGGGIGGLTTALSLHAVGIRPLVLESSRRISPLGVGINLQPAAVRELHELGLADELAAIGVPAVAHVFTDRYGTVRYSDPRGTAAGYRWPQYSVHRGDLQMMLLRTVRERIGPEAVRTGIRVEDFTQTPDAVHVHALDRTTDRHERHAARVLVAADGIHSRLRARLHPAQGPLRWSGVTMWRGVTETDAFPPGNALLLASDERNTQFVAYQISPAALARGRTLLNWVCAVPTGAPGPLAGDALWNRPGRLADVLPYYADWRFDWTDLPALLAGAERILEYPMADRDPLPSWGEGRVTLLGDAAHPAYPSGANGGSQAVLDARVLAHRLATEPDPVRALAAYEDERKAPTAAVVLANREMDRAARARTAAGGPDARRDLERAAAAHRRAAGGAAALNSRPSYTPRARP
- a CDS encoding NADP-dependent oxidoreductase — encoded protein: MKAAAINAFGGPEVVEPLDLPTPEPGPGQVRVRVRAAGVQPVDGAVRRGLLHAGAAPAFPLTIGNDFAGVVDRTGDGADAFPAGAEVLGWALMACHAEYVVVPADQLVAKPAGMPWEVAGAFSASAQTAHTALELLGVGAGDTLLVHAAAGGVGTVAVQLARAYGATVIGTASPRNHDYLRSLGAVPVAYGDGLVERVRALAPQGVTVALDAAGGAALDASVELVADRERIGTIVDHGRAPALGVRALTTQRSAARLSTLTGLWAEGRLRVEVSRTFPLERAADAHRAIETGHGRGKIALVMG
- a CDS encoding isochorismatase family protein, whose product is MAIPPIAPYPMPTPGSLPENTAGWTVDPRRAVLLVHDMQHYFLRPFPAGQSPAAELVTNVAALRGAWAGAGAPVVYTAQPGGMTDEQRGLLKDIWGAGMPAGEEHRAVVPEVAPAEGDVVLTKWRPSAFCRTGLLDLMRRQERDQLVICGVYAHVGILMSAHEAFSNDIETFVVADAVADFTAGYHRMALEYAATRCAVVLPTAAALAAVAPERAA
- the cas1e gene encoding type I-E CRISPR-associated endonuclease Cas1e, yielding MTTVSRRGASSPRELNRVADRMSFVYLERCVVHREDNAITATDADGVTHIPSATIGTLLLGPGTKVTHQAMSVLGECGAGAVWVGEHGVRYYAGGRALTRSSALAEAQALVWANQRSRLEVARAMYRLRFPDEDPAGRSRDELLRMEGRRVKQRYRQESIRTGVPWRRREYHRDDFSAGDAPNQGITAAAQCMYGIAHAVVAALGCSPALGFVHSGHERSFVLDIADLYKTEVGIPAAFDAAAEGPEDVASRTRRALRDRINETGLLGRCVKDIKQLLTLDADVDSPEEQAELDRVTLQSDGGALVESGRNYGDEPIW
- a CDS encoding aldo/keto reductase produces the protein MRYVQLGGSDLKVSRICLGMMSYGGGPTAQKWFLDEEAAEPVVRRAAEAGVTFFDTADMYSSGLSEEITGRLLSRLFPRREDYVLATKVYFPMGPGPDDRGLSRKHIVKAIDASLRRLGTDHVDLYQIHRWDYDTPIEETLEALHELVVAGKVRALGASSMWAWQFAKAQHLARANGWTPFISMQNYYNLLYREEEREMIPLCRDENVSCIPWSPLARGMLTGTRDRAGTHRTLRSGNDELARRLYEEADFDVVDAVRAVATTRALPPARVALAWLLAKPVVAAPIIGATRTSHVDDAVAAVDLTLTDDETARLEAPYRPHRVLGLRR
- the cas2e gene encoding type I-E CRISPR-associated endoribonuclease Cas2e, translating into MTVIILTNCPAGLRGFLTRWLLEISPGVFIGSPSARVRDILWAEVRQYSGHGRALLAHQTNNEQGYTFLTHDHAWHPTDHEGLTLIHRPSTTTRSETSAEQRSVPRQGWSNASKRRRFGGR